Proteins from a genomic interval of Chroococcidiopsis thermalis PCC 7203:
- a CDS encoding GumC family protein translates to MRNVSSSQQLPPQTYSQQLQPQPQLYTTQPDDTNEGGLNVSWLLGAIRRRILTILIGTTAVASVSVLLAATGTPTYVAKFELLTEPVTAEDKVVSSKEEEKEEKDSPGLDETTLKVLQSPKLMSPITQKLQLYYPGSSTPQLNIKLLPNTNILEVSYKDPNFEKVQFVLDTVAEAYLKYSLEERQTDVNLGIQFVESQLPQLQRQVEFLQQRLQGFRQRHGIVNSDTQGQHLSYQLDRIEQKRLEIQTQLSSSTAFYNNLYEKLRLQPDTAAAITELSESPHYLKLFNLLQDVETKIAAKSSRYKEDSPEFQSLLAQQQQLLQAVRKEERRILGDRLPNGTTDLIDTASPGSARLREIQKLTNAAKQIQSLKAQDYTLNKSENLLRQQAKQFPIIIRQKDDLERQLRIASDNLNHFLTKREALRIDAAQKQVPWQILTPPSEPQNTAPTVQRNLVLGTALGLLVSFGVALLVDKLNNVFYNSEEIKDKTKLLILGEIPSVKFDRNSRLAQKTEVSDFWESFRSLYTNVSFLDFNGTVRSLAIVSAAPEDGKSTVALYLAQTAAAMGKRVLLVDANLRTPTIHKMLNLSNAQGLSNAIAEGLNFQYAIQQVRNSSEEAEDNGAFHEATAHSREISKDNLFILTAGSIPPNPSILLSSPQMQSLAEQLQQTFDLVIYDTSHLIGFADANLLARHVDASILTVSMGKTNCSALVKALEQLNFSATPVLGAVASGIQRQPNKLSFLSKRKYGARLFALDRA, encoded by the coding sequence ATGAGAAATGTTAGCTCCTCTCAACAGTTGCCTCCTCAGACCTACAGCCAGCAACTTCAGCCTCAACCTCAGCTCTACACGACTCAACCTGACGACACTAATGAAGGTGGATTGAATGTCAGTTGGTTGCTAGGAGCGATTCGGCGCAGAATACTAACAATTCTGATCGGCACAACCGCAGTTGCCAGTGTATCTGTATTACTAGCTGCGACTGGTACTCCAACCTATGTCGCTAAGTTCGAGCTGTTAACCGAACCCGTGACTGCTGAAGATAAAGTTGTATCCTCTAAAGAGGAAGAGAAAGAAGAAAAGGATTCTCCGGGGTTAGATGAGACAACTTTGAAGGTTTTACAAAGTCCGAAGTTGATGTCTCCCATTACCCAAAAACTACAATTATATTACCCTGGTAGCAGCACGCCTCAATTGAACATTAAGCTGTTGCCCAACACAAATATTTTAGAAGTTAGCTATAAAGATCCTAATTTTGAAAAAGTTCAATTTGTCTTGGACACGGTAGCTGAGGCTTACTTAAAATACAGCCTAGAAGAACGTCAGACAGATGTTAATTTAGGAATTCAGTTTGTCGAATCTCAGCTACCACAATTGCAGCGGCAAGTTGAATTCTTGCAACAGCGCCTTCAAGGTTTTCGGCAACGACATGGTATTGTTAATTCCGATACTCAAGGTCAACATCTCTCTTATCAGCTCGATCGAATTGAACAGAAGCGACTGGAGATCCAGACTCAGTTATCTAGTAGCACAGCTTTTTACAATAATCTGTACGAAAAACTGCGATTGCAACCGGATACAGCGGCAGCAATTACCGAACTGAGCGAATCGCCTCACTATCTGAAGCTGTTCAACTTACTTCAAGATGTAGAAACTAAAATTGCGGCGAAATCGTCTCGTTATAAAGAAGATAGTCCTGAATTTCAATCTCTATTAGCTCAACAACAGCAGTTGCTGCAAGCTGTCAGAAAAGAGGAACGGCGAATCTTGGGAGATCGATTGCCAAATGGAACGACAGACTTGATAGACACAGCCTCTCCCGGTTCGGCTCGTTTAAGAGAAATTCAAAAATTGACTAATGCTGCTAAGCAAATTCAGTCCTTAAAAGCGCAAGACTACACCCTAAATAAGTCCGAGAACTTGTTAAGACAACAAGCTAAACAATTTCCGATAATTATTCGTCAGAAAGATGACTTAGAACGGCAGTTAAGAATTGCTTCCGATAACTTAAACCACTTTTTAACCAAGCGCGAAGCACTACGAATCGATGCTGCGCAAAAGCAAGTACCTTGGCAAATACTCACGCCTCCTAGCGAACCTCAAAATACCGCACCTACCGTTCAGCGTAATTTAGTTCTAGGCACAGCTTTAGGTCTATTAGTCAGTTTTGGAGTTGCTCTGCTTGTAGATAAACTTAACAACGTTTTTTATAACTCTGAAGAAATTAAAGATAAGACTAAATTGCTAATTTTAGGTGAAATTCCTAGCGTAAAATTCGATCGCAATAGTAGACTGGCGCAAAAAACTGAAGTTTCTGATTTCTGGGAGTCTTTCCGCTCTCTTTACACAAACGTTTCTTTTCTCGATTTTAATGGGACTGTTCGTTCTCTAGCGATCGTCTCAGCTGCTCCCGAAGATGGTAAATCAACAGTTGCATTGTACTTAGCTCAAACAGCAGCAGCAATGGGTAAAAGAGTTTTATTGGTTGATGCAAATTTGCGGACTCCCACCATTCATAAAATGTTAAATTTATCCAACGCGCAAGGACTGAGCAATGCGATCGCCGAAGGTTTAAACTTTCAGTATGCGATCCAACAAGTGCGTAATAGCTCTGAGGAAGCTGAGGATAATGGAGCTTTTCACGAGGCTACAGCGCACAGTAGAGAAATATCCAAGGATAACTTGTTTATCTTAACTGCTGGTTCAATTCCCCCGAATCCATCGATCCTGCTTTCATCACCGCAAATGCAAAGCTTGGCAGAGCAACTGCAACAAACTTTCGATTTAGTGATATACGATACATCTCACTTGATTGGTTTTGCTGATGCAAATCTTTTAGCTAGGCATGTGGATGCTAGCATTTTGACTGTAAGTATGGGTAAAACAAACTGTTCCGCTTTAGTCAAGGCATTAGAGCAGTTAAATTTCTCTGCCACACCAGTTTTAGGTGCAGTTGCTAGCGGTATTCAAAGACAGCCTAATAAACTCAGCTTTCTATCAAAGCGTAAATATGGCGCTCGCTTGTTCGCGCTCGATCGCGCCTGA